One region of Mycobacterium riyadhense genomic DNA includes:
- the cydB gene encoding cytochrome d ubiquinol oxidase subunit II, with protein sequence MGLQELWFGVIGALFLGFFVLEGFDFGVGMLMEPLARVSTGDKESTRRAALNTIGPVWDGNEVWLITGGAAMFAAFPGWYATVFSTLYLPLLAILFGMIVRAVAIEWRGKIDDSNWRALADFGIAAGSWLPAVLWGVAFAILVRGLPIAADGHVHLSIGDVLNAYTLLGGLATAGLFLLYGVVFIALKTAGPIRDNAYRFARWLSLPVTGLVAGFGVWTQLVYGKQWTWAVLGVAVVAQLAAVLLVWWRASDGWAFVCTAMVVAAVVVLLFGSLYPNLVPSTLNSQWNVTIYNASSTPYTLKIMTWVTALFAPLTVVYQAWTYWVFRQRISADRIPASIGLTRRPF encoded by the coding sequence ATGGGACTCCAAGAGTTGTGGTTCGGTGTCATCGGGGCGCTGTTCCTCGGTTTCTTCGTCCTCGAAGGCTTCGACTTTGGCGTGGGCATGTTGATGGAGCCCCTCGCTCGGGTTAGCACGGGCGATAAGGAATCAACCCGGCGCGCAGCGCTGAACACCATCGGCCCGGTGTGGGACGGCAACGAGGTCTGGCTAATCACCGGTGGTGCTGCGATGTTCGCGGCGTTTCCGGGCTGGTACGCCACGGTGTTCTCCACCCTGTATCTGCCGCTCCTGGCGATCCTGTTCGGGATGATCGTGCGCGCCGTGGCGATCGAATGGCGCGGCAAGATCGACGACTCGAACTGGCGAGCGTTGGCCGACTTTGGTATCGCGGCCGGGTCCTGGTTGCCCGCGGTGCTGTGGGGCGTCGCGTTCGCCATTTTGGTGCGCGGGCTTCCGATAGCTGCCGATGGCCACGTACACCTGTCGATCGGAGACGTGCTCAATGCCTATACCTTGCTTGGCGGTTTGGCCACGGCCGGATTGTTCTTGCTCTACGGCGTGGTGTTCATCGCCTTGAAAACCGCCGGGCCAATCCGGGACAACGCATACCGATTCGCCAGGTGGCTGTCGCTTCCGGTGACGGGACTGGTTGCGGGGTTTGGAGTTTGGACGCAATTGGTGTACGGCAAGCAATGGACCTGGGCGGTGCTGGGCGTCGCAGTCGTGGCACAGTTGGCGGCGGTGCTATTGGTGTGGTGGCGCGCGTCCGATGGCTGGGCATTTGTGTGCACCGCAATGGTGGTGGCCGCCGTCGTGGTCCTGTTGTTCGGCTCGCTGTATCCGAACCTGGTGCCTTCGACGCTGAACAGCCAATGGAACGTGACGATTTACAACGCCTCGTCGACCCCGTACACCCTCAAGATCATGACCTGGGTCACCGCGCTATTCGCCCCTCTGACGGTGGTTTATCAGGCCTGGACGTATTGGGTTTTCCGGCAACGAATCTCGGCTGATCGAATACCGGCCTCGATCGGCCTGACGAGGCGTCCGTTCTGA
- a CDS encoding HdeD family acid-resistance protein, protein MRHTGAMETSPAPLPIPSLLPHLWKSTCASGILSVILGVLILAWPQISVLAAAIAFGLYLVLTGIAQVAFAFALHVSAGSRILLFISGAASLILAVLAFRHFGDAVLLLAIWIGIGFIFRGVATTVSAISDPTLPGRGWSIFIGVISLVAGMVVMASPFESIITLAIVVGVWFVVIGVFEIVSAFGIRKASRSLER, encoded by the coding sequence ATGCGTCACACTGGTGCGATGGAAACGAGCCCTGCCCCGCTGCCTATCCCGAGTTTGTTGCCCCATCTATGGAAATCCACGTGCGCCTCGGGGATTCTGTCGGTGATCCTCGGTGTCTTGATACTGGCCTGGCCGCAAATATCGGTCCTGGCCGCCGCCATCGCGTTCGGCCTCTATCTGGTGCTGACCGGTATCGCGCAGGTTGCGTTCGCGTTCGCGTTGCACGTTTCGGCGGGTAGCCGGATCCTGTTGTTCATCAGCGGGGCCGCCTCGCTGATCTTGGCCGTGCTGGCCTTTCGGCATTTCGGTGACGCAGTTCTGTTGCTGGCCATCTGGATCGGCATCGGCTTCATCTTCCGCGGCGTCGCCACCACCGTTTCGGCCATCAGCGATCCGACACTGCCCGGGCGGGGCTGGTCAATCTTCATCGGCGTGATCAGTTTGGTCGCTGGCATGGTGGTAATGGCATCGCCGTTCGAGTCGATCATCACCCTGGCCATCGTGGTCGGCGTCTGGTTTGTGGTGATCGGCGTGTTCGAGATCGTTTCAGCGTTCGGCATCCGCAAGGCCTCGCGGTCGCTGGAACGCTAG
- a CDS encoding cytochrome ubiquinol oxidase subunit I: MNVVDISRWQFGITTVYHFIFVPLTIGLAPLLAVMQTAWVVTDNVAWYRLTKFFGKLFLINFAIGVATGIVQEFQFGMNWSEYSRFVGDVFGAPLAMEGLAAFFFESTFIGLWIFGWSRLPRPVHLACIWIVAIGVNVSAFFIIAANSFMQHPVGAHYNPATGRAELDSILALLTNNTAQWAFLHAITGSLLTAGTFVAAVSAWWLVRSRTSTVDPGTRAMYRPATVLGCWVALAATVGLFFTGDMQGKLMFRQQPMKMASAESLCDTQTDPDFSILTVGRQNNCDSLTRVIEVPYVLPFLAESRINDVTLQGVRNIQQDYQQRFGPNDYRPNLFVTYWSFRVMIGLLAIPVLFALLALWLTRGGRIPNQRWFAWFALLTIPTPFLANSAGWVFTEMGRQPWLVVPNPTGDQQLRLTVAAGVSHHASGMVITSLATFTVVYGVLAVVWFWLLKRYIVEGPQEHDAEPTAPRAASDDEVAPLSFAY; encoded by the coding sequence ATGAATGTCGTCGACATATCGCGGTGGCAGTTCGGTATCACCACCGTCTACCACTTCATCTTCGTGCCACTCACCATCGGCCTGGCTCCCCTGCTCGCCGTTATGCAAACGGCGTGGGTGGTCACCGACAACGTCGCCTGGTATCGCCTGACCAAATTCTTCGGCAAGTTGTTCCTGATCAACTTCGCCATTGGCGTTGCAACCGGGATCGTGCAGGAATTTCAATTCGGCATGAACTGGAGCGAGTATTCCCGCTTCGTAGGCGACGTGTTCGGCGCCCCGCTAGCCATGGAAGGCCTGGCCGCCTTCTTCTTCGAATCCACGTTTATCGGTCTGTGGATCTTCGGCTGGAGCAGGCTGCCCCGACCCGTGCACCTAGCCTGCATCTGGATAGTCGCGATCGGGGTCAACGTATCCGCGTTCTTCATCATCGCGGCGAATTCGTTCATGCAACACCCGGTCGGGGCACACTACAACCCGGCGACCGGACGCGCCGAATTGGACAGCATCCTGGCGTTGCTCACCAATAACACTGCGCAGTGGGCCTTTTTGCACGCGATCACCGGATCGTTGCTGACGGCGGGAACATTCGTCGCGGCGGTCAGCGCGTGGTGGCTGGTCCGTTCCAGGACCTCCACCGTCGACCCCGGTACCCGCGCCATGTATCGCCCCGCGACCGTTCTGGGCTGTTGGGTCGCGCTGGCGGCCACCGTCGGCTTGTTCTTCACCGGTGACATGCAAGGCAAGCTGATGTTCCGGCAGCAGCCGATGAAAATGGCATCGGCGGAATCGTTGTGCGACACCCAGACCGATCCGGACTTCTCCATCCTGACCGTCGGCAGGCAGAACAACTGCGACAGCCTCACCCGCGTCATCGAGGTGCCCTACGTCCTGCCATTCCTTGCTGAAAGCCGAATCAATGACGTCACGCTGCAAGGCGTACGCAACATCCAGCAGGATTATCAACAGCGATTCGGGCCAAATGACTACCGGCCCAACCTGTTTGTCACCTATTGGTCGTTCCGCGTGATGATCGGGTTGTTGGCCATTCCGGTGCTGTTCGCGTTGCTTGCGCTATGGCTCACCCGCGGCGGCCGGATCCCGAATCAGCGCTGGTTCGCCTGGTTTGCGCTACTCACCATTCCAACTCCGTTCCTGGCCAACAGCGCCGGCTGGGTGTTCACCGAAATGGGCCGCCAGCCCTGGCTGGTGGTCCCCAACCCGACCGGCGATCAACAGCTTCGACTCACCGTCGCGGCCGGCGTCTCCCACCACGCCTCCGGCATGGTCATCACCTCCTTGGCGACGTTCACGGTGGTCTACGGGGTGCTGGCGGTCGTTTGGTTCTGGCTGCTCAAGCGTTACATCGTCGAAGGACCGCAGGAGCACGACGCCGAACCCACGGCGCCTCGTGCAGCCAGCGACGACGAGGTGGCGCCGCTGTCGTTCGCTTACTAG